A window of the Chthoniobacterales bacterium genome harbors these coding sequences:
- the gap gene encoding type I glyceraldehyde-3-phosphate dehydrogenase: MTKIGINGFGRIGRLVFRAIAEQGLLGKDFQVVAVNDLVPADNLAYLLKYDSTQGAFKGTVSSEKSSAAAAEDDVLVVNGQKIKCLAVKEGPAALPWKDLGVDVVLECTGLFTDAEKAKGHLAAGAKKVIISAPAKGEDITVVLGVNDDKYDAAKHNIISNASCTTNCLAPVVYVLLKEGFGIEEGLMTTVHSYTATQKTVDGPSKKDWKGGRAAAINIIPSTTGAAKAVGLAIPEIKGKLTGMSFRVPTPTVSVVDLTVKTVKETSYKEICAAMKKASETYLKGILAYTDDEVVSSDFIHNTASSIFDAGSGIELNSRFFKLVSWYDNEWGYSNRCVDLLKKVAAKL; the protein is encoded by the coding sequence ATGACTAAAATTGGTATCAATGGGTTCGGGCGCATCGGGCGTCTGGTCTTCCGCGCCATCGCGGAACAGGGCTTGCTCGGCAAAGATTTCCAAGTTGTCGCGGTCAATGACCTCGTCCCCGCCGACAACCTTGCCTACCTCCTCAAATACGATTCCACACAGGGGGCGTTCAAGGGCACGGTCTCGAGTGAGAAATCTTCGGCTGCCGCCGCGGAGGACGACGTCCTTGTGGTGAACGGTCAGAAAATCAAATGCCTCGCCGTCAAAGAGGGTCCGGCGGCGCTCCCGTGGAAAGATCTCGGGGTGGACGTTGTTCTCGAGTGCACGGGTCTTTTCACCGATGCCGAAAAAGCCAAGGGTCACCTGGCGGCCGGGGCCAAAAAAGTCATCATCTCCGCGCCCGCCAAAGGCGAAGACATCACGGTTGTCCTCGGGGTCAACGACGACAAATACGACGCGGCCAAGCATAACATCATTTCCAACGCGAGCTGCACGACCAACTGCCTTGCGCCGGTTGTTTACGTCCTTCTCAAGGAAGGCTTCGGCATCGAAGAAGGTCTCATGACCACGGTGCACAGCTACACCGCGACGCAAAAGACCGTCGATGGTCCGTCCAAGAAAGACTGGAAAGGCGGGCGTGCCGCGGCGATCAACATCATCCCCTCGACCACGGGTGCGGCCAAGGCCGTCGGCCTCGCCATCCCCGAGATCAAGGGCAAGCTGACCGGCATGTCTTTCCGCGTGCCGACACCCACCGTGTCGGTGGTCGACCTCACGGTCAAAACTGTCAAGGAGACCAGCTACAAAGAAATCTGCGCGGCTATGAAAAAAGCCAGCGAGACCTACCTCAAGGGCATCCTCGCTTACACCGACGACGAAGTGGTCTCTTCCGACTTCATCCACAACACGGCCTCGAGCATTTTCGACGCCGGCTCGGGCATCGAGCTCAACAGCCGCTTCTTCAAGCTCGTGAGCTGGTATGACAACGAGTGGGGCTACAGCAACCGCTGCGTGGACCTGCTCAAGAAAGTCGCGGCCAAACTCTAA
- a CDS encoding TonB C-terminal domain-containing protein, translated as MGDPRFRRTVFAVAMLHALVIGTLVWWSTREIKVRQGKAEISWFNPAQFSAPDFLPEADEEEAEETKEEAKPAPSATPELTAPPGKSDITLPTPTPTPTPTPTPTPTPTPKATPKPSPKPTPKPSPKPSPKPSPKPTPKATPKASPKPSPKPSPKASPGASPKSSPSPSPKASPGTGASDAPPGEVRKAEASGLSGSRTAGATAGGSSGGGTGAGGAGGGTANFGTYHEHIHDRFFSVWDQPTSIASSAQFTTGLRIRIEADGRISSFKVVRSSGNVVMDESVLAAAAKVQKINSPPGALLSSGGAYEVTINFELE; from the coding sequence ATGGGCGACCCCCGCTTCCGGCGCACGGTGTTCGCCGTGGCGATGCTGCATGCGCTCGTCATCGGCACCCTCGTCTGGTGGAGCACGCGGGAGATCAAAGTCCGGCAGGGCAAGGCGGAAATAAGCTGGTTCAATCCGGCCCAATTTTCCGCGCCGGATTTCCTGCCCGAGGCGGACGAAGAGGAAGCGGAAGAAACAAAGGAAGAAGCAAAACCGGCGCCGTCGGCGACTCCGGAACTCACGGCTCCTCCCGGAAAGAGCGATATCACGCTTCCAACGCCCACACCCACGCCGACCCCTACACCTACACCGACGCCTACCCCGACACCCAAAGCGACGCCGAAGCCGAGTCCGAAGCCAACCCCGAAACCAAGCCCCAAGCCGTCGCCGAAACCCTCTCCAAAGCCGACTCCTAAGGCCACGCCCAAAGCCAGTCCGAAGCCCTCGCCCAAACCTTCACCGAAGGCTTCGCCCGGTGCCTCGCCAAAATCTTCGCCGAGTCCTTCACCCAAAGCCTCGCCCGGCACAGGTGCATCGGACGCTCCGCCCGGCGAGGTTCGTAAGGCGGAAGCCTCAGGTTTATCGGGCTCGCGGACTGCCGGTGCAACGGCCGGAGGTTCCTCCGGCGGGGGAACCGGCGCGGGCGGAGCCGGTGGAGGCACGGCCAACTTCGGCACCTATCACGAGCATATCCATGACCGCTTTTTCAGCGTTTGGGACCAGCCGACCAGCATTGCCAGCTCCGCCCAATTCACTACCGGCCTGCGCATCCGCATCGAAGCGGATGGGCGCATCTCCAGCTTTAAAGTGGTCCGTTCGTCTGGAAACGTGGTTATGGATGAAAGTGTTCTGGCCGCTGCAGCCAAAGTGCAAAAGATCAACAGCCCGCCCGGCGCACTTCTATCATCTGGCGGCGCTTACGAAGTGACTATTAATTTTGAGCTTGAGTGA
- a CDS encoding biopolymer transporter ExbD codes for MRRYSDKQALSTLSEINITPLLDLAFVLLIIFMITTPLLENSMDLVVPTSGEADKPVDTQKVQTVSIDRNDVLKLNMNAVTPTALEQQLIALRAKDPQVAVVVRAHKDLPVQKFIGVMDVISRAGIMKVGVMTRPSED; via the coding sequence ATGCGTCGCTATTCGGACAAGCAGGCGCTCTCCACCTTGTCGGAGATCAATATCACGCCCCTGCTCGACCTCGCCTTCGTGCTGCTGATCATCTTCATGATCACCACGCCGCTGCTGGAGAACAGCATGGATCTCGTGGTGCCGACGAGCGGCGAGGCGGACAAGCCGGTCGATACCCAGAAGGTGCAGACCGTATCGATCGACAGGAACGATGTGCTCAAGCTGAACATGAATGCGGTCACGCCCACCGCTCTCGAGCAGCAACTCATCGCCTTGCGCGCCAAAGATCCGCAGGTCGCCGTGGTGGTGCGCGCGCACAAGGATTTGCCCGTGCAGAAGTTCATCGGCGTAATGGATGTCATTTCGCGCGCCGGCATCATGAAGGTGGGGGTTATGACACGCCCCTCGGAAGACTGA
- a CDS encoding MotA/TolQ/ExbB proton channel family protein: protein MRLYETGISFEGSPAFEVYRAGCAELALQMLGSPEVDDTFAARVEVADKITPAQMRAVSVAMERAVGEAGLRMESQMIILATAVSGSPFLGLLGTVWGVMDAFAGIAVAGTPNLAAMAPGVAGALVTTVIGLLVAIPAMFGYNFLITSLRALIVQTDNFAAELSSEFEHRFVNFNRGG from the coding sequence CTGCGTCTTTACGAGACGGGCATTTCTTTCGAAGGTTCGCCGGCCTTCGAGGTTTACCGTGCGGGCTGTGCGGAACTGGCCCTGCAGATGCTCGGTTCGCCCGAGGTCGATGACACATTCGCGGCACGCGTCGAGGTGGCGGACAAAATCACGCCGGCGCAGATGCGCGCGGTGAGCGTGGCGATGGAACGCGCGGTGGGCGAAGCCGGTCTGCGGATGGAATCACAGATGATCATTCTCGCCACGGCGGTGAGCGGATCGCCCTTCCTCGGCTTGCTCGGAACGGTGTGGGGCGTGATGGACGCCTTTGCCGGCATCGCCGTCGCCGGAACGCCGAACCTCGCGGCGATGGCGCCCGGCGTGGCCGGAGCCCTCGTCACAACGGTGATCGGACTGCTCGTGGCGATTCCGGCCATGTTCGGTTACAACTTCCTCATCACCAGCCTGCGCGCCCTCATCGTGCAGACCGACAATTTCGCGGCCGAGCTTTCCTCCGAGTTCGAGCACCGCTTCGTCAACTTCAACCGCGGGGGCTGA
- a CDS encoding TPM domain-containing protein produces MRARVLSALFLVAAVLSAPARQTPLPPPPADYVLDRAGVFSPSQKAALAAELAQFERETSNQLWVCVLPEVPEDFAMEDFTQRTAEAWGVGRKGRDNGIVLFVFPQSRQMRVEVGYGLEGAVPDALANGIINAEMVPSFRAGDMAGGILRGAGALMAAARGEYRGSGRTAAEEQQTEADPAASLVFWIILIIILIIVVRRSHSHGGTVYSPRGRRDVFFPGNFGGGGFGGGGGFGGGSIGGGGGFGGGGASGRW; encoded by the coding sequence GTGCGCGCTCGCGTTCTCAGCGCGTTGTTCCTGGTCGCCGCGGTGCTGTCTGCGCCGGCGCGCCAGACGCCGCTTCCGCCGCCGCCCGCGGACTACGTGCTCGACCGCGCGGGGGTGTTCAGCCCCTCGCAAAAAGCGGCGCTGGCGGCCGAGTTGGCGCAGTTCGAGCGCGAAACATCGAACCAGCTTTGGGTCTGCGTCCTGCCGGAGGTCCCGGAGGACTTTGCGATGGAGGATTTCACCCAGCGCACAGCCGAGGCGTGGGGTGTCGGGCGCAAGGGCCGGGACAACGGGATCGTGCTTTTTGTTTTTCCCCAGTCGCGCCAGATGCGTGTCGAGGTGGGCTACGGGCTCGAAGGTGCCGTGCCCGATGCCCTCGCCAACGGGATCATCAACGCCGAAATGGTTCCGTCCTTCCGCGCGGGCGACATGGCCGGCGGGATTTTGCGCGGTGCGGGCGCGCTCATGGCGGCAGCGCGAGGCGAATACCGGGGCAGCGGGCGCACCGCAGCCGAGGAGCAGCAAACTGAGGCGGACCCCGCAGCGTCGCTGGTTTTTTGGATCATTCTGATCATCATCCTTATCATCGTCGTGCGTCGCAGCCACAGTCACGGCGGGACGGTTTATTCGCCGCGTGGACGTCGTGACGTCTTTTTCCCGGGAAATTTCGGTGGTGGCGGCTTCGGCGGTGGAGGTGGGTTCGGGGGAGGATCGATCGGAGGAGGCGGCGGTTTCGGCGGCGGGGGAGCCAGCGGGAGGTGGTGA
- a CDS encoding LemA family protein — protein MKNLRLLTLVLAFVPILLTGCGYNRLVGLRQQTDSSWADVENVYQRRADLVPNLVKTVEGAANFEKSTLTDVIQARQQVTNVKIDPNSPPATPEAMAAFQQTQDALSGALSRLLVTVERYPELKANANFQNLQVQLEGTENRIAVERRKFNESVQQYNTAIKQFPTIVYAGFLGFKERPYFAARAGADQAPDVNFNFGGPPGS, from the coding sequence ATGAAAAACCTCCGGCTTCTCACTTTGGTTTTGGCCTTCGTGCCGATCCTGCTCACCGGCTGCGGATACAATCGCCTCGTCGGCTTGCGCCAGCAGACCGACAGCAGCTGGGCCGACGTGGAAAACGTCTATCAGCGGCGCGCGGACCTCGTGCCGAATCTCGTCAAAACGGTCGAAGGCGCGGCAAACTTTGAAAAATCGACGCTTACCGATGTTATTCAGGCGAGGCAGCAGGTGACGAATGTCAAAATCGATCCGAACAGCCCGCCGGCCACGCCCGAGGCCATGGCCGCTTTCCAGCAGACGCAGGATGCGCTTTCCGGCGCGCTCTCCCGTCTGCTCGTCACGGTCGAGCGCTACCCCGAACTGAAGGCCAACGCGAATTTCCAGAATCTTCAGGTGCAGCTCGAGGGCACGGAGAACCGCATCGCGGTCGAACGCCGAAAGTTCAACGAGTCGGTGCAGCAATACAACACGGCCATCAAACAGTTTCCGACGATCGTTTACGCCGGTTTCCTCGGGTTCAAAGAGCGTCCGTATTTCGCCGCGCGCGCCGGGGCAGACCAAGCGCCCGATGTGAATTTCAACTTCGGCGGACCGCCGGGGTCCTGA
- a CDS encoding tetratricopeptide repeat protein, with the protein MGVMESRRPTVPAWAWGLAVAMVALALFLPAVRFPFFPFWDDDIHVHANPHVAQLSWSGIRALWSGPWQQLYIPLTYSVWAAMAAASRWWDGIPIVSGPINAAWFHGANVAAHSVSAVLVFVFLRRTAVRFFPRATGGRADLAAAVGAAIFALHPLQVEPVAWVSGLRDVLGGCLGLASLAVLFGAERLTPARWGVATLLFVASLAAKPAGVSLPLVAGILAVAPFTWPWRKIATALGPWLAIGAAWVLITSSAQWAAELAAGLVPVWVRPLVAADALTFYIGKALWPAALAADYGRSPDSMMASGLLWWIWIVPCAVVAALAAFKPLRVYLVPFGIFAAALLPTLGLVPFNFQVVSTVADRYAYFAMLGPALAASMILVQTNRRWIDAAVVACAVMLGFLSAWRLPLWSEDLKLFADTLAVNPESWKAMHNYASALDDRGRTAEAEPLMRQVIARRPDSAEAHNDLAVIVWKLGRRQEAVALMRRSLALRATPGSAANLARMEAQCGNKQGVIEALGVLVRLEPGNREAAEELSALMQPVETH; encoded by the coding sequence ATGGGGGTCATGGAGTCGAGACGCCCAACGGTGCCCGCATGGGCTTGGGGGCTGGCGGTGGCAATGGTCGCGCTGGCTCTTTTTCTTCCGGCAGTGCGATTCCCGTTTTTTCCTTTCTGGGACGACGACATCCACGTCCACGCCAACCCGCACGTGGCGCAGCTTTCATGGTCCGGGATCCGGGCGCTCTGGTCGGGGCCTTGGCAGCAGCTTTACATCCCGCTTACCTACTCCGTGTGGGCGGCGATGGCGGCGGCATCAAGGTGGTGGGACGGGATTCCGATTGTATCGGGTCCGATTAACGCTGCGTGGTTCCACGGGGCGAATGTTGCGGCACACTCCGTTTCGGCAGTGCTGGTCTTCGTCTTCCTGCGACGAACTGCCGTCCGCTTCTTCCCGCGCGCGACCGGTGGGCGCGCGGACCTCGCCGCGGCGGTCGGCGCGGCGATTTTCGCCCTGCACCCGCTCCAAGTGGAACCCGTGGCGTGGGTCTCGGGACTGCGCGACGTGCTGGGAGGATGCCTCGGACTCGCCTCGCTCGCGGTTCTTTTCGGCGCGGAACGTCTCACGCCCGCGCGCTGGGGCGTAGCAACACTGCTTTTCGTTGCCTCGCTGGCCGCCAAGCCGGCCGGGGTATCGCTGCCTTTGGTCGCCGGGATTCTCGCCGTCGCACCCTTCACGTGGCCTTGGCGCAAAATCGCCACGGCGCTTGGGCCCTGGCTTGCCATTGGCGCCGCGTGGGTTCTCATCACAAGCAGCGCGCAGTGGGCCGCCGAACTCGCCGCAGGACTTGTCCCCGTGTGGGTCAGGCCTTTGGTCGCGGCGGACGCGCTGACTTTCTATATCGGGAAAGCGTTGTGGCCCGCTGCCTTGGCGGCCGACTATGGGCGCTCGCCCGACAGCATGATGGCATCCGGTTTGCTATGGTGGATCTGGATCGTGCCGTGCGCCGTGGTTGCCGCGCTCGCCGCATTCAAGCCCCTGCGCGTCTATCTGGTTCCCTTCGGGATTTTCGCCGCCGCGCTGCTCCCCACGCTGGGTCTCGTTCCTTTCAATTTCCAAGTCGTTAGCACAGTAGCCGATCGCTACGCCTATTTCGCGATGCTCGGACCGGCGCTCGCCGCATCGATGATCCTCGTTCAAACCAACCGCCGCTGGATCGATGCTGCTGTCGTCGCCTGCGCCGTGATGCTCGGCTTCCTCAGCGCGTGGAGACTCCCGCTGTGGTCGGAGGACCTGAAACTTTTTGCCGACACACTGGCGGTCAACCCGGAGAGCTGGAAAGCGATGCACAATTACGCGTCGGCGCTCGACGACCGCGGACGCACCGCGGAGGCGGAACCGTTGATGAGGCAAGTCATCGCGCGGAGACCGGACAGCGCCGAAGCGCACAACGATCTTGCGGTCATCGTGTGGAAACTCGGGCGGCGGCAGGAGGCTGTGGCGCTCATGCGCCGGTCGCTGGCGCTGCGCGCGACACCCGGCTCGGCGGCCAATCTCGCCCGGATGGAAGCGCAATGCGGCAACAAGCAGGGCGTGATCGAAGCCTTGGGCGTCCTCGTCAGACTGGAGCCCGGCAACCGCGAGGCAGCGGAGGAGCTTTCCGCGCTGATGCAGCCCGTCGAAACGCACTGA
- the scpB gene encoding methylmalonyl-CoA decarboxylase has product MALIERTLSGSIGVMQFNRADKKNCLNREMMQELMDALDGLVSDGANVLVLRAAPGAKVWSAGHDINELPEPRRDPLAYFDSLETLLRKIQDCPVPVIAMVEGSVWGGACDLCFSSDIVIAAEGSTFAMTPAKIGIPYNASGLIHFTNIIGVNKAKEMFFTAEPVPVGDAWNNGFVNHVVPPYQLEECTMKIAGAIAANAPLAVRALKAEFRLLTRGHHIDAETAEQIQAIRRRVYDSEDYAEGIRAFKEKRPPRFKGR; this is encoded by the coding sequence ATGGCACTGATCGAACGGACGCTTTCCGGCAGCATCGGCGTGATGCAGTTCAACCGAGCGGACAAAAAGAACTGCCTCAACCGCGAAATGATGCAGGAGCTGATGGATGCGCTCGACGGCTTGGTGTCCGACGGGGCCAATGTGCTCGTGCTTCGCGCGGCACCCGGCGCGAAGGTGTGGTCTGCGGGCCACGACATCAACGAATTGCCCGAGCCGCGCCGCGACCCCCTCGCCTACTTCGACTCGCTCGAGACCTTGCTGCGCAAGATCCAGGACTGCCCGGTCCCGGTCATCGCCATGGTCGAGGGGTCCGTCTGGGGTGGCGCTTGCGACCTTTGTTTTTCCAGCGACATCGTCATCGCGGCCGAGGGAAGCACCTTCGCCATGACCCCCGCCAAGATCGGCATTCCCTACAACGCCTCCGGCCTGATCCACTTCACCAACATCATCGGAGTCAACAAAGCCAAGGAAATGTTCTTCACCGCCGAACCCGTGCCGGTTGGCGACGCGTGGAACAACGGCTTCGTCAACCACGTTGTGCCGCCCTACCAGCTCGAGGAATGCACGATGAAGATCGCCGGCGCCATCGCGGCCAACGCCCCGCTTGCCGTGCGGGCGCTCAAGGCGGAATTCCGCCTGCTCACACGCGGGCATCACATCGACGCCGAGACCGCCGAGCAGATCCAGGCGATCCGCCGTCGTGTTTATGACAGCGAGGACTACGCCGAGGGCATCCGCGCTTTCAAAGAAAAAAGGCCTCCGCGATTCAAGGGGCGATGA
- a CDS encoding uracil-DNA glycosylase encodes MTARTLHAHVAELHACRKCPRMASAPVSGGPVRSKVMLVGQAPGVKEPQLGRPFAWTAGKTLFRWFEDACGFGEEFFRGNIYMAAVCRCFPGKHPKGSGDRVPDEEEIANCAPWLDREIALLRPELVIPVGKLAIAQFFQAEKLAGVIGRKIRAERAGFEFDLVALPHPSGASTWHRTEPGKTLLRRALRLLSSHPAMRSLSRGESGVLGTVSR; translated from the coding sequence ATGACCGCACGGACGCTCCATGCGCACGTGGCGGAGTTGCACGCCTGCCGCAAGTGCCCGCGCATGGCGTCGGCGCCGGTGTCGGGCGGACCCGTGCGCAGCAAAGTGATGCTCGTCGGCCAGGCACCGGGAGTGAAGGAACCGCAGCTCGGGCGGCCGTTTGCCTGGACCGCGGGCAAAACGCTTTTCCGCTGGTTCGAGGATGCCTGCGGATTCGGCGAGGAATTTTTCCGGGGCAATATTTACATGGCTGCGGTGTGCCGCTGCTTTCCCGGCAAGCATCCGAAGGGAAGCGGCGACCGCGTTCCCGATGAAGAGGAAATCGCCAACTGCGCCCCGTGGCTGGATCGCGAAATCGCCCTGCTGCGTCCGGAACTCGTGATCCCGGTGGGGAAACTCGCCATCGCGCAATTCTTTCAGGCGGAGAAACTCGCCGGGGTGATCGGACGCAAAATCCGCGCGGAACGCGCCGGGTTTGAATTCGATCTCGTCGCCCTGCCCCATCCCTCGGGCGCATCGACCTGGCACCGCACGGAACCCGGGAAGACTCTGCTGCGCCGCGCACTCCGGTTGCTATCCTCGCACCCTGCCATGCGGAGCTTGAGTCGGGGAGAAAGCGGTGTTCTCGGCACCGTTTCGCGCTAA
- a CDS encoding type III pantothenate kinase, with translation MAKNRAYPILLVDAGNSAVKFAVKSQGNLRPRILATLPTASLTAAQVKALCKKIRPERTAAACVVPGVARILRTACPGILLIGPRTPLEFKTLVDRRTIGADRLANMAEAFRCHRRGLIVASFGTAATFDVLDQGGCHTGGAIAPGWGTLSDALESRAALLPSAQDVRPRRWTGRNTNEALRAGMAGGYAALVSRMLEKLCAENFGQRRPKIIFTGGDARIVKRLTGLSANVDTLWTLRGIAALADQMETEG, from the coding sequence GTGGCAAAGAATCGCGCCTACCCGATCCTGCTCGTCGACGCGGGCAACTCCGCGGTGAAGTTCGCGGTGAAATCGCAGGGGAACCTCCGTCCGCGAATCCTTGCCACCCTGCCGACAGCCTCGCTCACCGCCGCGCAAGTGAAAGCCTTGTGCAAAAAAATCCGGCCGGAACGAACCGCAGCGGCCTGCGTCGTTCCGGGTGTCGCGCGCATCCTGCGCACGGCGTGTCCTGGGATTCTTTTGATCGGTCCCCGCACGCCGCTGGAGTTCAAAACGCTCGTCGATCGTCGGACGATCGGCGCCGACCGCTTGGCGAACATGGCCGAGGCGTTCCGCTGCCACCGCCGCGGCCTCATCGTCGCGTCATTCGGCACCGCCGCGACATTCGACGTCCTCGATCAAGGCGGATGCCACACCGGCGGCGCCATCGCGCCGGGATGGGGCACGTTGTCCGACGCGCTCGAGTCGCGCGCCGCGCTACTGCCGTCCGCGCAGGATGTGCGGCCGCGGCGCTGGACCGGACGCAACACGAACGAGGCGCTTCGTGCGGGTATGGCGGGAGGATACGCCGCGCTGGTTTCTCGTATGCTGGAAAAACTCTGCGCCGAAAACTTCGGTCAACGGCGGCCCAAGATCATCTTCACCGGCGGAGATGCGCGGATCGTGAAGCGCCTCACCGGACTGAGCGCGAATGTCGATACGCTGTGGACACTGCGCGGCATTGCCGCGCTGGCAGACCAGATGGAAACAGAGGGTTAA
- a CDS encoding aldehyde dehydrogenase family protein codes for MKPAPFLLGDSEVATGEILEVANPYDGSVAARVCMAGPREIEEALALAHKTFFTTRHVGAEERAALLLKISRCIARCADEFAEIIVSEAGKPVSLARAEVQRAVTTFAAAADAAREPCTFDIHMEATAAGAGHHGTARRFPLGVVLGITPFNFPLNLVAHKIAPCIAAGNTMLLKPSPRAPSAALRLAGVLRECGVPPGQINVLPFDHGRVAGLLGDARIKMLSFTGSADVGWQLKAKAVKKRVTLELGGNAACIVEPDPDWKSHVEKIAAGAFAYAGQSCISVQRIFVHERIYDGFKHELLARLPESAPAGDPRDPHTVVGPMITGGALELALERIADAQAHGARMLTPLRVEGQVLHPVVLENVPTDSAIWCEEAFAPVAALRAYGDFAEALSATNESRFGLQAGVFTKDEAKIARAYDELEAGAVLVNQVPTFRTENMPYGGVKDSGCGLEGVRYAMEEMTALKSLVVNEGGKRRTC; via the coding sequence ATGAAACCGGCGCCGTTCCTGCTCGGCGACAGCGAGGTGGCGACGGGGGAAATCCTCGAGGTCGCCAACCCTTACGACGGATCTGTCGCAGCCCGTGTCTGCATGGCCGGTCCGCGCGAGATCGAAGAGGCGCTGGCGCTCGCGCACAAAACCTTTTTCACGACGCGCCATGTTGGCGCCGAAGAGCGCGCGGCTTTGCTGCTAAAAATCTCCCGGTGCATCGCTCGCTGCGCCGACGAATTCGCGGAGATCATCGTTTCCGAGGCGGGTAAGCCCGTGAGCTTGGCCCGGGCCGAGGTGCAACGCGCCGTGACGACTTTCGCCGCGGCTGCGGATGCCGCGAGGGAGCCGTGCACATTCGATATTCACATGGAAGCCACGGCGGCAGGCGCAGGGCACCATGGAACGGCGCGGCGCTTTCCGCTCGGCGTGGTCCTCGGCATCACGCCATTCAATTTCCCCCTCAACCTCGTGGCGCACAAAATCGCCCCGTGCATCGCCGCGGGCAACACCATGCTCCTGAAGCCGTCGCCCCGCGCACCTTCGGCCGCATTGCGTTTGGCCGGAGTTTTGCGGGAGTGCGGCGTGCCGCCGGGCCAGATCAACGTCCTTCCCTTCGACCACGGCCGCGTCGCCGGGCTTCTCGGTGATGCGAGGATCAAAATGCTCAGCTTCACCGGAAGCGCGGATGTCGGCTGGCAGCTCAAAGCAAAAGCGGTGAAAAAGCGCGTGACGCTCGAACTGGGCGGAAACGCGGCGTGCATCGTCGAACCGGACCCGGATTGGAAATCCCACGTGGAAAAAATTGCCGCCGGCGCCTTCGCTTACGCGGGTCAGTCGTGCATCAGCGTGCAAAGGATCTTCGTGCACGAGCGCATCTACGACGGTTTCAAACACGAATTGCTCGCGCGGCTTCCGGAGTCGGCGCCGGCCGGCGATCCTCGCGATCCTCACACGGTCGTCGGACCCATGATCACCGGCGGGGCGCTGGAACTGGCGCTGGAACGCATCGCGGATGCCCAAGCGCACGGCGCGCGGATGCTCACCCCGCTCCGCGTGGAAGGCCAAGTGCTCCATCCGGTCGTCCTCGAAAACGTCCCGACAGACTCCGCGATCTGGTGCGAAGAGGCTTTTGCACCGGTCGCCGCGCTGCGCGCCTACGGCGACTTTGCGGAAGCGCTTTCGGCGACGAACGAATCGCGCTTCGGCCTGCAAGCGGGCGTCTTCACCAAGGATGAAGCGAAAATCGCGCGGGCTTACGACGAGTTGGAAGCCGGTGCGGTCCTGGTCAACCAAGTGCCGACTTTCCGCACGGAAAACATGCCCTACGGCGGGGTGAAAGACAGCGGGTGCGGGCTCGAAGGCGTGCGCTACGCGATGGAGGAAATGACCGCACTCAAATCGCTCGTGGTCAACGAGGGCGGAAAGAGACGGACATGCTGA
- a CDS encoding tRNA (cytidine(34)-2'-O)-methyltransferase, with translation MLNVVLVEPEIPQNTGNIARTCLAAGSRLHLVGPLGFRIDEPALRRAGMDYWEKCDIVQWSSLDELRSAAPDGRFHFLTTKTGHPYWDAQFRDGDYLVFGRETRGLPESLLAAEQGHLLTIPMQAEARSLNLAAAAGIVLYEACRQIRAGK, from the coding sequence ATGCTGAACGTCGTTCTGGTCGAGCCGGAAATCCCGCAAAACACGGGCAACATCGCGCGCACATGCCTCGCCGCGGGCTCGCGTTTGCATCTGGTCGGACCACTGGGATTCCGCATCGACGAGCCCGCCCTGCGCCGGGCGGGGATGGACTACTGGGAAAAATGCGACATCGTGCAGTGGTCTTCGCTCGATGAGTTGCGCTCCGCCGCACCGGACGGTCGTTTTCATTTTCTTACGACCAAAACCGGGCATCCGTATTGGGACGCGCAGTTCCGGGACGGCGATTATCTGGTCTTCGGACGAGAGACGCGCGGTCTGCCGGAAAGCCTGCTCGCCGCCGAGCAAGGGCATCTGCTGACCATCCCCATGCAGGCGGAGGCGCGCAGCTTGAATTTGGCGGCGGCGGCGGGCATTGTCCTTTACGAGGCATGCAGGCAAATCCGGGCAGGTAAATGA
- a CDS encoding NADH-quinone oxidoreductase subunit A, with the protein MLTEQYLPLALHLITAIGLAVAIFISSMVAGRAGRRSAAKDMAYECGIPVRDAAAPRFSVKFYLVAMLFILFDIEIVFMYPWAVVYREFLAQHGAVIFWSMAGFVAVLTAGYIYAIKKGALDWRN; encoded by the coding sequence ATGCTCACCGAGCAATACCTGCCGCTCGCGCTGCATCTGATCACGGCTATCGGGCTGGCCGTCGCCATTTTCATTTCGAGCATGGTGGCCGGGCGCGCCGGGCGCCGCAGCGCAGCGAAGGACATGGCTTACGAATGCGGCATTCCCGTGCGTGATGCCGCCGCCCCGAGGTTCAGCGTGAAGTTCTACCTCGTGGCCATGCTGTTCATACTTTTCGATATCGAGATCGTCTTCATGTATCCTTGGGCCGTTGTTTACCGCGAGTTTCTCGCACAGCACGGCGCCGTCATTTTCTGGAGCATGGCAGGCTTTGTCGCCGTGCTGACAGCAGGCTACATTTACGCCATCAAAAAAGGCGCGCTGGACTGGCGCAATTAA